The genomic interval TGTCCCGATAGCCAGCACTTCGATGAGCGCTCCCAGTCCTGCCTGTACGGCGTGGACTCCATATGCGTGGATGTGAACAACATTTGCGAGCTGGTGGCGGAAAATACGAAGTTCCGGAACGAGAACGACTGCGCCTACTACTATGAGTGCGACAAGACCGGGAACCATGCGTCCAAGAGCTGCAAATTAACCTCCGAGAAGCGCGAGTATTTCGATGTGGAGAGCGGCAAGTGCGTGGAAGCCAATAAGGTGGAGTGCACCGCCCATTCGAAGGAGAACATCTGCACCAGCGACACAAAGATTACATTCAAATCAGACAAAGCCACCTGCCGTGGATACTTCGTCTGCAAGGCCCTCGATCACGTCGCCGACCTGGATCCCCTGTGGATGCAGTGCCCCGAGGGCTACTTCTTCGACGCGGATCGGCAGCTCTGCGCCAATCCCACCTCGGTGGTGTGCACCCACAACAGATGCGACGGACGCGGCACGATGCTGGtgaccagcagcagcaacaactgtcACAACTACATCCGGTGTGTGGACAACAAGGAGGTGACGGAGGAAACCTGCCACTTTGATCACTTCTTCGACGAGACAGTGGAGGCGTGCTCCTCGAAGATCATCTACGATAAGTGTTGCGATGGCCGGGactaaacaaaaaatataaataaaggtGCAAAAAAACAATGTAGTTGATTTTATGGGCGATACCCATTAATCGTAGAGTAaaagcaaagacactagaaagGTAAAAACGGTAagagggtatactagattcgttgaaaagtatgtaacaggcagaaggaagcgtttccgaccatataaagtataatcatatattcttgatcaggatcaatagccaaGTCGATCTGGTCCTGTCCGTCCGTCGAGCATACAGAttcccactctaacgcccacaagctGCAAAATACTTCCACGCCCTCATTTTTAAACTGCAACTCCCACAAGCCAACCaaaactgtcacgcccacacttttgcacaatttttaaattattgttttttatttcaatttctactaatattcaaaaatatattgaaatttCTCGAACTTCCAGCTGTATAACAGCTATATGATGGTCGGTGATTTCGGCTCTTCTGTTTCTATTTTGttcaaaacatttatttttacgATTTGGCTACAGACTTTAATTTTTGGGGAAAATACATTAATAACACACATTTAAAATTCAGGTAATTGGCTGT from Drosophila mauritiana strain mau12 chromosome 3L, ASM438214v1, whole genome shotgun sequence carries:
- the LOC117140551 gene encoding peritrophin-44, producing MLNLKRGVLLGCVLWLVASVALSASAGEYEELCRLFKNGTKVRKPGTCDQYIQCYDGNGTVLTCPSNQSFSPSKGSCVDTLANSNKYCGNRCEGLDGEWVADPTECRKYFYCMNGEPLAGMCPDSQHFDERSQSCLYGVDSICVDVNNICELVAENTKFRNENDCAYYYECDKTGNHASKSCKLTSEKREYFDVESGKCVEANKVECTAHSKENICTSDTKITFKSDKATCRGYFVCKALDHVADLDPLWMQCPEGYFFDADRQLCANPTSVVCTHNRCDGRGTMLVTSSSNNCHNYIRCVDNKEVTEETCHFDHFFDETVEACSSKIIYDKCCDGRD